One Streptomyces sp. NBC_00102 DNA segment encodes these proteins:
- a CDS encoding sugar kinase, giving the protein MDVVCLGESMVTFLPTEPGRLADVPAFLRGIGGAESNVACALAGAGHRTAWVGRVGEDGFGDHLVDTIAGHGVDTSAVRRDPDRPTGVYFRTAADRADTHHEVAYYRAGSAASAMSPHNAPYDALFAGRVLHLSGITAALSDDCLALLRTLTADRPGRPLVSFDINHRPRLWRGHPAGPGVLRDLARGADLVFVGEDEAAEAWGVHGPEAIRAALPEPTVLVVKHGADGATVLARPEGTPPGPGTDETTVVPALRVDVVAAVGAGDAFAAGFLSATLRGLPVRDRARHGHLMAAAVLTVPGDLTRPPARAHADRLAALDDEDWGRLRLGPGWTGRTAAGRDFAHSAEGAAG; this is encoded by the coding sequence ATCGACGTCGTCTGCCTCGGCGAGTCGATGGTGACCTTCCTGCCCACCGAACCCGGCCGCCTCGCCGACGTACCCGCCTTCCTGCGCGGAATCGGCGGCGCCGAGTCCAACGTCGCCTGCGCCCTGGCCGGAGCCGGACACCGTACGGCCTGGGTCGGCCGGGTCGGCGAGGACGGCTTCGGCGACCACCTGGTCGACACCATCGCCGGACACGGGGTCGACACCTCCGCCGTCCGGCGCGACCCCGACCGCCCCACCGGCGTCTACTTCCGCACCGCCGCCGACCGCGCCGACACGCACCACGAGGTCGCCTACTACCGCGCCGGGTCCGCCGCCTCCGCGATGTCCCCGCACAACGCCCCGTACGACGCGCTCTTCGCCGGCCGCGTCCTCCACCTCTCCGGCATCACCGCCGCGCTCTCCGACGACTGCCTCGCCCTGCTGCGCACCCTCACCGCCGACCGCCCCGGCCGCCCCCTGGTCTCCTTCGACATCAACCACCGCCCCCGCCTCTGGCGCGGACACCCCGCCGGCCCCGGAGTCCTGCGCGACCTGGCACGCGGCGCCGACCTCGTGTTCGTCGGCGAGGACGAGGCGGCGGAGGCCTGGGGCGTGCACGGACCCGAAGCCATCCGCGCCGCCCTGCCGGAACCCACCGTCCTCGTCGTCAAACACGGCGCGGACGGCGCCACCGTCCTCGCCCGCCCCGAAGGCACCCCGCCCGGCCCCGGAACCGACGAGACCACCGTCGTCCCCGCGCTCCGCGTCGACGTGGTCGCCGCCGTGGGCGCCGGGGACGCCTTCGCCGCGGGCTTCCTCTCCGCCACCCTGCGCGGACTGCCCGTACGCGACCGCGCCCGCCACGGCCACCTGATGGCCGCCGCCGTCCTCACCGTCCCCGGCGATCTCACCCGCCCCCCGGCCCGCGCCCACGCCGACCGGCTCGCCGCGCTGGACGACGAGGACTGGGGGAGACTGCGACTCGGCCCCGGATGGACCGGGCGCACGGCAGCCGGGCGCGACTTCGCGCACTCGGCCGAAGGAGCAGCCGGATGA
- a CDS encoding IclR family transcriptional regulator, translating to MSQTVDRALSILPLLAEGPADLGGVADRLGVHKSTALRLLRTLREHGLVYRQEDQRYRLGARLFALAQEAVENLDVREIAHPHLVDLNEQCGHTVHLAVYEEGEVLYIDKVDSRYPVRMYSRIGKTVAMSVAAVAKLLLADLPEPERRAVAERLDYPSYTSRSTPNAAAFLRELAVVREQGWATDLGGHEESINCVGAPVRGADGRVVAAMSVSAPNVLVTAEELLALLPLLRRTADAISREYSGTAVSPP from the coding sequence ATGAGCCAGACCGTCGACCGCGCGCTCAGCATCCTGCCGCTGCTCGCCGAGGGCCCCGCCGACCTGGGCGGCGTCGCCGACCGGCTCGGCGTCCACAAGTCCACCGCCCTGAGGCTGCTGCGCACCCTGCGCGAACACGGGCTCGTCTACCGCCAGGAGGACCAGCGCTACCGGCTCGGCGCCCGCCTCTTCGCCCTCGCCCAGGAAGCCGTCGAGAACCTCGACGTCCGCGAGATCGCCCACCCGCACCTGGTCGACCTCAACGAACAGTGCGGCCACACCGTCCACCTCGCCGTGTACGAGGAGGGCGAGGTCCTCTACATCGACAAGGTGGACAGCCGCTACCCGGTCCGGATGTACTCGCGCATCGGCAAGACCGTCGCCATGTCCGTCGCCGCCGTCGCCAAACTCCTCCTCGCCGACCTTCCCGAACCTGAGCGCCGGGCCGTCGCCGAACGGCTCGACTACCCCTCGTACACGTCCCGTTCGACACCCAACGCCGCGGCCTTCCTCCGCGAACTCGCCGTCGTCCGCGAACAGGGCTGGGCCACCGACCTCGGCGGCCACGAGGAGTCCATCAACTGCGTCGGCGCCCCGGTCCGGGGGGCCGACGGACGCGTGGTCGCCGCGATGTCGGTCTCCGCGCCGAACGTCCTGGTCACCGCCGAGGAACTCCTCGCCCTGCTGCCGCTGCTGCGCCGCACCGCCGACGCCATCAGCCGGGAGTACTCGGGCACGGCCGTATCCCCGCCGTAG